One window of the Manihot esculenta cultivar AM560-2 chromosome 14, M.esculenta_v8, whole genome shotgun sequence genome contains the following:
- the LOC110600585 gene encoding uncharacterized protein LOC110600585: MDFKEAGHHRKLQLQELEEIRRDAYETSWNYKAKTKTSHDNRISRKQFEVGDKFLLFDSRLKLFPGKLRSRWIGPFIMKHTYPHGAIDIRSIETEKVFKMNGHHLKPYYEWFVVQVVEEIPLNHLPQLA; the protein is encoded by the coding sequence atggacttTAAGGAGGCTGGACACCATCGAAAGTTGCAACTCCAAGAACTAGAAgagataagacgagatgcatatgagacttcttggaactacaaagccaAGACCAAAACCTCCCATGACAACCgtatttcaagaaaacaatttgaggttggtgataaattcTTACTCTTTGATTCTCGTTTGAAGTTGTTCCCAGGAAAgttacggtctaggtggattggaccattcattatGAAGCATACTTATCCCCATGGAGCCATAGACATTCGCAGCATAGAGACAGAGAAGGTCTTCAAGATGAATGGGCATCatctgaaaccatactatgaaTGGTTCGtagtgcaagtagtggaagaaattccactaaaCCATCTTCCACAGCTTGcttaa